In the Topomyia yanbarensis strain Yona2022 chromosome 3, ASM3024719v1, whole genome shotgun sequence genome, one interval contains:
- the LOC131688048 gene encoding sodium-dependent nutrient amino acid transporter 1-like, protein MATFNPAYVPDSPQDFSTEQYENHFHRKRRNSPETGSTDHCTSMARVGTNPEKHIKRNQRDKWGKDIEFLLSCIALSVGLGNVWRFPFTALENGGGAFVIPYLIVLLLVGRPIYYLEMLIGQFSSRGCIEVYDAAPAMRGIGYGQTYSTFIVMTYYASLMGLTTRYLIASFGNPLPWSKCKPDWNATCVDSRMAVSFAENITATKVSSAELFFVNDVLKEVTSIDNGIGSPDWKLVLCLLFPWICICLTLMRGIKSSGKAAYFLAIFPYVVMILLLIRACTLEGAGTGMLYFIKPQWDRIFEAKVWYSAVTQMFFSLTVCFGNVIMYSSYNRFSNNVYRDVTVVTILDTATSMLSGLIVFGVIGHLAHVMGVDDIRSVVRGGAGLAFITYPDAIAKFRFWPQFFAVAFFLMLFVLGIGSNVGMATTIMAVIRDRFPQLKPSLVAFVIAIAGFGIGTIYTTPGGQFLLDFLDFYGASFVALVLAVFEIITFSWIYGVARICRDIEFMLGIKTGLYWRICWAFITPVMLAAILIYHMATYTAFTFHGYVFTDGMYAFGWCVFAAGVLQLPAWAVYTLMKRKEPRWRDQLTNCFKPTSDWGPEDPELNIKYHEMEHKYQQTLPVQRSIFRKAIDNVFH, encoded by the exons ATGGCCACCTTCAATCCAGCTTACGTTCCCGACAGCCCGCAGGATTTCAGTACCGAACAGTATGAAAACCATTTCCACCGGAAGAGACGAAACTCACCAGAAACAGGGTCTACGGACCACTGCACTTCAATGGCTCGGGTGGGAACTAATCCGGAGAAACACATAAAACGTAATCAACGGGACAAATGGGGCAAGGATATTGAATTCCTGCTTTCCTGCATTGCCCTGTCGGTGGGACTGGGTAATGTTTGGCGCTTCCCATTTACGGCGCTGGAAAATGGCGGTGGAGCATTCGTGATCCCCTATCTGATTGTGCTGCTGCTGGTAGGACGACCGATCTATTATCTGGAAATGTTAATCGGACAATTCTCCAGCCGGGGTTGTATCGAGGTGTACGACGCAGCACCGGCCATGCGTGGTATCGGTTATGGTCAGACCTATTCCACGTTTATCGTGATGACCTATTATGCATCGTTGATGGGGCTTACGACGCGGTATCTGATTGCCTCGTTCGGAAATCCACTACCCTGGAGTAAGTGCAAACCAGATTGGAATGCGACCTGTGTGGATTCGAGGATGGCGGTTAGTTTTGCGGAGAACATTACTGCGACCAAAGTGTCCTCAGCGGAACTGTTTTTTGT AAATGACGTCCTCAAAGAAGTAACTTCCATCGACAACGGTATTGGAAGCCCCGACTGGAAACTTGTACTGTGTCTTCTATTTCCCTGGATCTGCATCTGTTTGACGCTGATGCGAG GCATCAAAAGCTCGGGAAAGGCCGCCTACTTTCTGGCAATTTTTCCGTATGTAGTGATGATCTTATTATTAATTCGAGCATGTACTCTGGAAGGGGCCGGTACCGGaatgctgtactttatcaaacCACAGTGGGACCGAATCTTCGAGGCCAAGGTTTGGTACTCGGCCGTCACACAGATGTTCTTCTCGCTGACCGTATGCTTCGGAAACGTCATCATGTACTCGTCGTATAATCGGTTCTCCAATAATGTATACAG AGATGTTACGGTCGTTACTATTCTGGACACTGCTACTTCAATGCTATCCGGACTGATAGTTTTCGGTGTCATTGGACATTTAGCTCATGTGATGGGCGTCGACGACATTCGCAGCGTAGTGCGTGGTGGTGCCGGTCTAGCCTTCATAACATATCCCGATGCTATCGCCAAGTTTAGATTTTGGCCGCAGTTCTTTGCGGTAGCCTTCTTCCTGATGCTGTTTGTTTTGGGGATTGGCAGTAATGTAGGAATGGCAACCACCATCATGGCCGTGATTAGGGATCGGTTTCCTCAGTTGAAACCTTCGCTAGTGGCGTTTGTGATAGCGATCGCTGGATTCGGAATTGGCACAATCTACACAACTCCCGGGGGACAATTTCTGCTGGATTTTCTGGATTTCTATGGGGCATCATTCGTTGCCTTGGTGCTGGCCGTATTCGAGATTATCACCTTTTCCTGGATTTATGGAGTTGCTCGAATTTGCAGGGATATTGAGTTCATGCTGGGAATTAAAACCGGGCTGTATTGGAGGATATGTTGGGCGTTTATTACTCCTGTCATGCTGGCCGCTATTCTGATTTACCACATGGCGACCTACACTGCTTTCACCTTCCATGGATACGTTTTTACGGACGGGATGTACG cATTCGGATGGTGCGTTTTCGCTGCTGGTGTGCTTCAGCTTCCGGCTTGGGCAGTTTACACTTTGATGAAGCGGAAAGAGCCGCGATGGCGGGACCAGCTAACAAACTGCTTCAAACCAACCTCCGATTGGGGTCCAGAGGATCCCGAATTGAACATCAAATATCACGAAATGGAGCACAAATATCAACAGACACTGCCCGTTCAACGAAGCATTTTTAGAAAAGCAATCGACAATGTCTTCCATTGA